The genomic stretch CTTTTGCTGTTCGTGCCCATTGGGATTATGGCGAACTTGGCGGAAAAAATTGGTAAGATCATAGACAATGAAGCCCCATTGGCCGAAGTGATCGTTTTTTATGGAAACTTTACCTTGGTCATCGGAAACTTGTTGTTGCCCATTTTCCTTTTTCTATCTATCATCTTTTTTACCTCAAAACTGGCCAGTAATACCGAAATCGTAGCGATTTTGAGTTCGGGTGTGTCATTTGGACGGTTTTTGCGACCCTATTTTGTCGGGGCAACATTGGTGGCCATACTCATCTTTATGATGGGGATGTTCATTGTACCGCATGCCAGTATCGGTTTTAACGAATTTGAGTACAAATATTTTAAGAAGGGCAAACAGACCCGGGTAACGGAGAATATCTTCAACCAATTGAACGAGCGTGACTATTTATATGTAAGCAGCTTTGACCCCAATCGTCAAATCGGTTATAATTTCACCTACGAGCACTTCGACTCCATCGGAAAGCTGGACTATAAAATTTCTGCCAGCAATATTCGTTGGATCGCGGATGATAGTATTTACCGTTTAACGAATTATGAGAAACGCGAGGTGAGAAATGAAACGGAATACATCAATGCCAAGCGTAGGCTGGATACCGTTTTCTCCTTTAAAATAGATGACCTTACCCCGGTGTCCTATGTAGCGGAGACCAAAAACCTTTTTGAGCTCAACGACTTTATCGAAGATCAGCGTAGAAAGGGCGCATCCAACATCAATGCATACGTACTTGTTAAATACAAACGATGGGCACTGCCCATAGCGGCATTCATCCTAACCGTGATAGCGGTGGCGGTATCTTCCGTAAAACGTAGGGGAGGTATGGGCCTTAATTTGGCATTTGGCATAGGGGTGGCCTTCGTATATATCTTTTTTGACAAAGTTTTTGGAACATTGGCAGAGCAATCTGGTTTTTCACCACTTTTGGCGGTGGTGATTCCGAACCTTCTTTTTGGTGTTTTTGCCATTTATATGTTGATGAAAGCCAAACGATAATTCAGTCATTACAGCGTATATTGTTGAAGTTAAAAGACTTGTATATTTCATGTGAGTAAGCCATAATGTTATATATTTGTCCCCATTGTTTTTCGTGAAAATAAAAGACTTCCCATGGAATATCTAGAATTTGAACTCCCGATCAAGGAACTTGAAGACCAACTTCAAAAATGTATGGTGATCGGGGAAGAAAGTGATGTAGACGTTACCGAGACCTGTTCTCAAATCGAGAAAAAACTGGCTCAGACCCGAAAAGATATCTATCAAAACCTTACAGCTTGGCAACGGGTGCAATTATCCAGGCATCCCAGCAGACCCTACACTATGGATTACATCAATGCCATTTGTGGAGATACTTTTTTGGAGCTTCACGGTGACAGAAATGTAAAGGACGATAAGGCCATGGTGGGCGGTTTGGGAAAAATTGGTGACCAAAGCTATATGTTCATCGGTCAACAGAAAGGATATAATACCAAGACCCGTCAATACCGAAATTTCGGTATGGCCAATCCCGAAGGATACCGTAAGGCACTTCGTTTGATGAAGTCTGCCGAAAAATTCAACATACCCGTGGTGTGCTTTGTGGATACCCCCGGTGCCTATCCTGGCATCGAGGCAGAAGAGCGCGGCCAAGGTGAGGCCATTGCCCGAAATATATTGGAGATGACCCGTTTAAAAGTACCGATAATTGTAATCATCATTGGTGAGGGAGCCTCCGGTGGCGCATTGGGCATTGGTGTTGGCGATAAAGTATTGATGTTGGAAAACACATGGTACTCCGTAATCTCCCCAGAATCGTGTTCATCCATACTTTGGAGAAGTTGGGAATACAAGGAACAAGCCGCAGAAGCATTGAAACTGACCGCTACCGATATGAAAAAGCAAGGTCTGGTCGATGAAATTGTTAAGGAACCCTTGGGAGGGGCACATACCAATAGACAGAAAACATTCGAAACCGTCGCAAATAAAATTTCTTCCCATTTTGAAGAACTCAATAAGTTATCACCAAAGGAATTGGTGAAATCCCGGATGGAAAAATATTCCAACATGGGGGTTTTCAGTGAATAATCCTTGTTTTTTGGGGGTTGACCTTTTTAGTTAGGTTATATCCCCGATTTTTTTTATGTTATTAACAGGTATTTTAAGTTATCAACATTTAAATTGTTGAGTACCTGTGGAAATCGTTACTGTCAAAATTAAAGTTAACTTAAGGTTAATTAGCTACTTTCGCATTCATGGAAAAACCCACCCCAATAGTAGGACACCGTGTGGATAAATCTGCGCTCATCAATCTTGAAAGAGGTAAAATACCTCCTCAAGCTGTTGATTTAGAGGAGGTTGTGTTGGGTGCCATGATGATTGATAAGAAAGGGGTCGATGAGGTAATCGATATTCTTCATCCAGACGTTTTCTACAAAGATTCCCATAAATATATTTACGAGGCCATCTTTAAATTGTTCGAATCTTCGGAACCAGTGGATTTATTAACTGTTTCCTCGCAATTAAAGAAAGATGGGAAGCTAGAAGCCTGTGGAGGTGATTTTTACTTGATAAAACTCACCCAAAAAGTGGCCTCTTCGGCACATATCGAGTTTCACGCCAGGATCATTCTTCAAAAATATATTCAACGTAGCCTGATTAAAATATCCAACGATATTATCGAGGAAGCGTACAGTGATGCCACCGATGTTTTTGACCTTCTGGACAATGCGGAAGCAAAATTGTACGAGGTAACCCAAGGTAATTTA from Flagellimonas oceani encodes the following:
- a CDS encoding acetyl-CoA carboxylase carboxyltransferase subunit alpha, with product MEYLEFELPIKELEDQLQKCMVIGEESDVDVTETCSQIEKKLAQTRKDIYQNLTAWQRVQLSRHPSRPYTMDYINAICGDTFLELHGDRNVKDDKAMVGGLGKIGDQSYMFIGQQKGYNTKTRQYRNFGMANPEGYRKALRLMKSAEKFNIPVVCFVDTPGAYPGIEAEERGQGEAIARNILEMTRLKVPIIVIIIGEGASGGALGIGVGDKVLMLENTWYSVISPESCSSILWRSWEYKEQAAEALKLTATDMKKQGLVDEIVKEPLGGAHTNRQKTFETVANKISSHFEELNKLSPKELVKSRMEKYSNMGVFSE
- a CDS encoding LptF/LptG family permease, whose amino-acid sequence is MLTILDRYILKRYLITFMGMLLLFVPIGIMANLAEKIGKIIDNEAPLAEVIVFYGNFTLVIGNLLLPIFLFLSIIFFTSKLASNTEIVAILSSGVSFGRFLRPYFVGATLVAILIFMMGMFIVPHASIGFNEFEYKYFKKGKQTRVTENIFNQLNERDYLYVSSFDPNRQIGYNFTYEHFDSIGKLDYKISASNIRWIADDSIYRLTNYEKREVRNETEYINAKRRLDTVFSFKIDDLTPVSYVAETKNLFELNDFIEDQRRKGASNINAYVLVKYKRWALPIAAFILTVIAVAVSSVKRRGGMGLNLAFGIGVAFVYIFFDKVFGTLAEQSGFSPLLAVVIPNLLFGVFAIYMLMKAKR